The nucleotide sequence CACTTGGTGCCTCCTTTTTCTTTTCCTTATTCTAACAAGGGTCCTGAAAGCCTTTCTCATGCAAAATGTGTATAATTATAAAAAAGGAGGTGGAGTCTATGTTAAAAAAAATTATCCAGATTTTGTTTTTGCTGATTGGCGCTGCAGTTGGAATCATATTTTTTCCTTACGTATTTGAACTTATCCCTATTCCCGACAGCCCCTGGATCAATAATGCAATCGTTTCAGCCTTGATCGGCGCGCTTATTTTCTTTGTATTGTCTTTATTATTTGCGGATTTAATTGTGAAGTTTATGAAGTGGATGGAAGAAAAGCTGCTTCATGCCCCGACACCGGATTTATTGTTCGGGACAATCGGACTCATCATTGGGTTGGTCGTTGCGTTTCTGATCGGATTTGCTTTGAATACCATTGATATTCCAATCGTTGCTACAGCGGCACCAATTATTTTATCCGTTGTACTCGGATATTTGGGTTTTGCCGTAGGATTCCAAAAGCGGGAAGAGATCATTTCGATGCTAACTCCCCAAAGACTGGTTTCGGCAAATAAGAAAACGGAAATTGAAGCACCGCCTGTTGAAAAAGTTTCGTATAAACTGCTCGATACCAGCGTGATCATTGATGGCCGGATTGCCGACATCTCCGCTACCGGGTTCATGGAAGGCACGTTTGTCGTACCCCAATTCGTACTGTCGGAACTGCAGCACATTGCCGATTCTTCCGATACGTTGAAGCGGACGCGCGGCCGGCGCGGCTTGGATATTTTAAAACGCCTCCAAAGTGAGCGCGAAGGTGCTATTATGATTACGGAAGAAAATTTTGATGAAGTCAGTGAAGTGGACTTGAAACTGATGCGCGCGGCGAAGAAAATGGGCGGCCAAGTGGTAACCAATGATTTTAATTTGAATAAAGTCTGCGAATTGCACAATGTCCCTGTTTTAAATATCAATGATTTGGCCAATGCGGTAAAACCTGTGGTTATCCCGGGTGAAGACATGCATGTAGTGGTCATTAAAGACGGCAAAGAGCAAAATCAAGGCGTAGCGTATTTGGATGATGGTACAATGATTGTTATTGAAGATGGAAAAGGGTATATTGGGCAGGCTATTGATGTGACCGTGACGAGTGTATTGCAGACTTCTGCAGGGCGCATGATTTTTGCGAAACCTCGTGAAGGCCGCCAAGCCTCAATGAATGGATAAAGGATGTAACAATATGAACTATACAGTCGTCTTGCCTGCTGCAGGCAGCGGGAAACGAATGAAAGCAAATAAAAACAAATTATTGCTCGAGCTTTTTGACAAGCCGATTTTTCTTTACACGCTGGAAGTGTTCCAGCAAGATCCAGCGTGTGAAGCTATTTGGCTTGCGGTGAAAGAAGAAGAACGGCAAATCATCGATCAGTATGTGACGAAATACAAGATCACAAAAGTTCACGGCTATGCAGACGGCGGAATGGAGCGGCAGGACAGTGTGCGGGCTTGTCTTGAAGCGATTCCGCCTTGTGGCGTTGTGCTGGTGCATGATGCAGCCCGGCCGTTCATCTCGCAAGATGTCATTACGCGCCTGGTTGAGACGGCCAAGGCGTGCGGCGCGGCCATTGCAGCGGTGCCGGTAAAAGACACCATCAAAAAAGCGGACAATGGGATTATCACGGAGACCGTCGACCGCAATGCGTTGTGGATGGTGCAAACCCCTCAGGCGTTTACGTATGAACTAATTTTAAAAGCAGCCAAGGCAGCTGTGGAAGACGGGTTTTTGGGAACGGACGAAGCGATGCTCGTAGAGCGCTTGAACCATCCCGTGCAAATAGTGGAAAGCACGTATGAGAATGTGAAAATGACGACACCGGAAGATTTGATTTATGGCAAAGCCATTTTGGAAAGCCAGATACAGGAGGGGCAAAGATGATGCGGATTGGACAAGGTTATGATGTACATCAGTTAGCGGAAGGGCGACCTTTCATTTTAGGGGGCATTGAAATCCCTCATGACCGGGGCTTGCTCGGACATTCGGATGCAGATGTTTTGCTTCACACGATTACAGATGCAGCACTCGGTGCAATTGGCGGAGGAGACATTGGCAAGCATTTCCCGGATACGGATCCGGAATTTAAAGACGCCGACTCCAGAAAATTATTGACGCATATTTGGCAATACGTGAAAGAACAGGGCTATGAACTTGGCAATGTGGATTGCACGGTTATCGCCCAAAAACCGAAACTGGCACCATTTATTGAACAGATGCGCGAATCGATTGCGACTTTGCTGGAAGCAGATATTTCCCAGGTAAATGTAAAAGCGACAACTTCTGAACACCTTGGATTTACCGGACGCGAAGAAGGCATTGCGGCTCTTGCTGTGATCTTGCTGGTGGAACGCCCGCTTTCACTGGACGCGCCAGAGTGATAGAATAGGAGATACTGTTATTCATTTAGGAGGAAAAAAGATGACACAAGAAGTACGCGTACGCTATGCGCCAAGCCCGACTGGCCATTTACATATCGGCGGTGCCCGCACAGCGCTTTTCAATTATTTATATGCACGCCACCACAATGGCAAATTTATCGTCCGTATTGAAGATACCGATATTGCCCGCAATATCGAAGCAGGCGAGTTGTCCCAACTGGACAATTTGAAATGGCTTGGCATTGATTACGATGAGTCCGTGGATATTGGCGGAGAGTATGGTCCGTATCGCCAAATGGAACGTTTGGATATTTATAAAGGCTATGCTGCCGAAATGCTTGAAAACGGCACGGCTTATAAATGTTTCTGTACACCGGAAAAACTGGAAGCAGAACGTGAAGCGCAAAAAGCGTCAGGCATTGCTGCACCGCAATACGCAGGCACTTGCCGCAATTTGACAGCTGAAGAAGTGGCAGAAAAAGAAGCAGCTGGTTTGCCGTATACGCTCCGCATGAAAGTGCCGGCCGACGTAACGTATGAGTTTGAAGACTTGGTTCGCGGTACGGTTTCTTTCGAATCGAAAGATGTGGGTGACTGGGTGCTGGTTAAAACAAACGGCATCCCGACATACAACTTTGCCGTTGTTATAGACGATCATTTGATGAAAATGACGCATATTTTCCGCGGGGAAGAGCATTTGTCGAACACACCGAAACAATTGATGGTTTTTGATGCCTTTGGATGGGAATACCCATCATTTGGCCATATGACATTGATCATCAACGAAGACCGCAAAAAACTGTCAAAACGCGATGAGTCGATTTTGCAGTTTATTTCTCAGTACAAAGAACTGGGCTATATCCCGGAAGCGCTATTCAATTTCTTTGCGCTGCTCGGCTGGTCTCCGGAAGGCGAAGAGGAAATCTTCTCGAAAGAAGAATTGATCCGCATTTTCGATGTGAAGCGTTTGTCGAAATCGCCATCTATGTTTGATAAGCAAAAATTGATGTGGATGAACAACCAATACATCAAGCAATTGCCGCTGGAAGAAGTGGTGAAGCTGTCGCTTCCTCATTTGCAAAAAGCCGGAAAATTGCCTGAAGCATTAACCGAAGAACAAGCAGCCTGGGCTGAAAAACTGATTGCTTTGTACCACGACCAAATGAGTTTCGGGGCGGAGATTGTGGAACTGTCCGATCTGTTCTTCTCAGATGAGCTGTCTTACGGCGAAGCTGAACAAGAAGTGTTGGCAGGGGAACAAGTTCCGGAGGTGATGGCGGCTTTCAAAGAGCAGCTGGAATCACTGGAAACCTTCGAGCCGGCAGAAATCAAAGCAGCCATCAAAGCGGTGCAAAAAGCGACCGGCCATAAAGGCAAAAACTTGTTCATGCCAATCCGTGTCGTCACAACCGGCCAATCGCACGGTCCGGAATTGCCGGATTCGATCGCTTTATTGGGCAAGGAAAAATCAATTGCCCGCGTTTCCCAATTTGTTAAAGCATAAGCTTGGAGCAAAAGCGGATAAAATTGACTTATCGGTCCAAACGTGTAAAATGGACTTACTATTAGGAAATCGTTGACGAGAAGAAGTACATGCAGCAAGCTCCAAAGAGAGGATCATCACCGGCTGAAAGTGATCCGGGCCGCTGCTGCATCGAAATGCCTCTCCGAGTGCTGAGTCGAATCAAGTAGACCAGACGTACCGCCTGCGTTAAAGGTGTTCAAGAGAGAAAGGTGCTTTTGCCTTTCTAATCAGAGTGGAACCGCGCAACGATGCGTCTCTGTCATTCAATTGACAGGGGCGCTTTTTATTTTGCTCAAGAAAGGAGACGGGAATTGTGTGGAAACTATTAAAAGATGATGTCGATGTCATCTTCGAACAAGACCCAGCGGCCCGGAGTTATTTGGAAGTCATCTTGACCTATTCCGGTTTGCACGCCATTTGGGCGCACCGGCTGGCACATTTCTTTTTCAAGAAGAAGTTGTTTTTTATCGCTCGTGTCATTTCGCAAATCAGCCGCTTTTTTACCGGCATTGAAATCCATCCGGGCGCTGTGATCGGCCGCCGCTTTTTTATTGACCATGGCATGGGTGTCGTTATTGGAGAGACCTGCATCATCGGCGACAACGTGACGCTGTACCAGGGAGTAACTCTCGGCGGAACCGGCAAAGAACGCGGCAAGCGCCATCCGACATTGGAAGACAATGTACTGGTGGCAACGGGTGCGAAAGTTCTCGGATCGATTGTCATCGGGGCCAATTCCAAAGTTGGAGCAGGTTCTGTCGTATTGAAAAATGTACCGGCAAACGCAACGGTTGTCGGCATACCGGGAAAAGTCGTCATTCAGGACGGCGTGAAAGTAAAGCCGGATTTGAATCATCAAAATATGCCGGATCCGGTGATGGACAAATGCGAGTCGATGGAACTGAAAATCGCCGCTATGGAACAGGAAATTAACCAGTTGAAAAATGCATTGAAGAAAGAAGGTAGCTCCAAATGACGATTCAAATTTTTAATTCGTTAACACGCCAAAAAGAAGAGTTTATCCCGTTGGAAGAGGGAAAAGTAAAAATGTATGTATGTGGCCCGACGGTTTACAACTACATCCATATCGGCAATGCACGGCCGGTGATTGTATATGACACAGTTCGCCGCTACCTTGCTTACCGTGGATTTGATGTGACGTACGTTTCCAATTTCACAGATGTCGATGATAAATTGATCCGTGCAGCCAACGAGCTGGGCGAGGAAGTCCCGCAGATTGCCGAACGATTTATCAATGCCTATTTTGAAGACACAAAAGCGCTTGGCTGTGCAGAAGCGGATGTCCACCCGCGCGTAATGGACCATATCCCGCAAATTATTGATTTTATTGAAGTGCTGGTTGAAAAAGGCTATGCGTATGAATCACAGGGAGACATCTATTACCGGACCCGCAAATTCGAAGGCTACGGCAAATTGTCGCATCAATCGGTTGATGAACTGAAAATCGGCGCCCGTATTGAAACCGGTGATAAAAAAGAAGACGCCTTGGATTTCGCTTTATGGAAATCGGCAAAACCCGGCGAGATCTCATGGGAAAGCCCATGGGGAGCAGGACGCCCTGGCTGGCATATCGAATGTTCCGTCATGGCGCGTGAGCATTTAGGGGATACGATTGACATCCATGCAGGCGGACAGGATTTAACGTTCCCGCATCATGAAAATGAAATTGCCCAGTCGGAAGCATTGACCGGCAAAACATTTGCCCGCTACTGGATGCACAACGGCTACATCAATATCGACAACGAAAAAATGTCCAAGTCGCTGAACAACTTTGTGCTGGTCAATGACATATTAAAAGAGCTGGACCCGCAAGTGCTTCGCATGTTTATGCTGTCGGTGCACTACCGCCATCCCATCAACTATTCCCAAAGCTTAGTAGAGGATGCGATTGCTGGCCTTGAACGTTTGCGCACCGCCTATGCCAATTTGAAGCATCGATTGGAAACGTCTGCTGGTCTAGGGGATCATTCCGATATTTGGTTGGCAAAAATCAATGGCATCCGAGAAGCTTTTATTGAAACGATGGACGATGATTTCAATACAGCGGCCGGCATTTCGAAAATCTTTGATTTATCCCGCTTGTCCAATACGTACTTACTGGAAAAACAGACAGCAGCCGAAGTGCTCGAAGCGTTCGTTGCTATGTTCGATGAACTCATGAATGTTCTTGGATTGCCGTTTAAACAAGAAGAGGAACTATTGGATGCGGAAGTGGAAGCACTTTTGGCGGAGCGGATTGAAGCCCGCAAAAACCGTGATTTTGCAAGAGCGGATGAAATCCGTGATTTGTTTAAGGAAAAAAACATCATCTTAGAAGATACAGCGCAAGGCACGCGTTGGAAAAGGGGGTAACGGCGTGAACGTATTACGAAACAGCGACGTTGACCAATTGAATGCGCTGGCGCTTGCCTATATGGGCGATGCGGTTTATGAACAGGCGGTGCGCGAGCATCTCCTGCGTTCAGGCCGTGCGAAACCGAATATCCTTCACCGCCAGTCGACAACATTCGTTTCGGCTAAAGCACAAGCGCTGGTGTTGAAGCGCTTGACGGAAGAAGAATTTTTGACCGAAGCGGAACTGGCTGTCATGAGAAGAGGCCGCAACGCGAAATCGGGCTCGGTGCCGAAAAACACCGATGTCCAGACCTATAATTTCAGTACCGCATTTGAAGCGGTGCTCGGCTGGCTGTATTTAAAAGAGCAGCAGGAGCGGGTCGATGAAATTATTGCGTATGCGATCGATATCGTAGAAGAGCTGAGAGGAGTGGTCAAATGAGCGAGGAACTAACACCGGAAATCATCGGCGGCAAAAACCCTGTACTGGAAGCTTTGCGCGCTGACCGGGATGTCAATAAAATCTGGGTGGCAGAAGGCGTCCAGAAAAAAGGAATCACAGAATTGCTGCAGCTGGCAAAAGAGAAAGGCGTGTTGGTCCAGTTTGTTC is from Planococcus liqunii and encodes:
- a CDS encoding PIN/TRAM domain-containing protein; the protein is MLKKIIQILFLLIGAAVGIIFFPYVFELIPIPDSPWINNAIVSALIGALIFFVLSLLFADLIVKFMKWMEEKLLHAPTPDLLFGTIGLIIGLVVAFLIGFALNTIDIPIVATAAPIILSVVLGYLGFAVGFQKREEIISMLTPQRLVSANKKTEIEAPPVEKVSYKLLDTSVIIDGRIADISATGFMEGTFVVPQFVLSELQHIADSSDTLKRTRGRRGLDILKRLQSEREGAIMITEENFDEVSEVDLKLMRAAKKMGGQVVTNDFNLNKVCELHNVPVLNINDLANAVKPVVIPGEDMHVVVIKDGKEQNQGVAYLDDGTMIVIEDGKGYIGQAIDVTVTSVLQTSAGRMIFAKPREGRQASMNG
- the ispD gene encoding 2-C-methyl-D-erythritol 4-phosphate cytidylyltransferase, encoding MNYTVVLPAAGSGKRMKANKNKLLLELFDKPIFLYTLEVFQQDPACEAIWLAVKEEERQIIDQYVTKYKITKVHGYADGGMERQDSVRACLEAIPPCGVVLVHDAARPFISQDVITRLVETAKACGAAIAAVPVKDTIKKADNGIITETVDRNALWMVQTPQAFTYELILKAAKAAVEDGFLGTDEAMLVERLNHPVQIVESTYENVKMTTPEDLIYGKAILESQIQEGQR
- the ispF gene encoding 2-C-methyl-D-erythritol 2,4-cyclodiphosphate synthase, with product MMRIGQGYDVHQLAEGRPFILGGIEIPHDRGLLGHSDADVLLHTITDAALGAIGGGDIGKHFPDTDPEFKDADSRKLLTHIWQYVKEQGYELGNVDCTVIAQKPKLAPFIEQMRESIATLLEADISQVNVKATTSEHLGFTGREEGIAALAVILLVERPLSLDAPE
- the gltX gene encoding glutamate--tRNA ligase gives rise to the protein MTQEVRVRYAPSPTGHLHIGGARTALFNYLYARHHNGKFIVRIEDTDIARNIEAGELSQLDNLKWLGIDYDESVDIGGEYGPYRQMERLDIYKGYAAEMLENGTAYKCFCTPEKLEAEREAQKASGIAAPQYAGTCRNLTAEEVAEKEAAGLPYTLRMKVPADVTYEFEDLVRGTVSFESKDVGDWVLVKTNGIPTYNFAVVIDDHLMKMTHIFRGEEHLSNTPKQLMVFDAFGWEYPSFGHMTLIINEDRKKLSKRDESILQFISQYKELGYIPEALFNFFALLGWSPEGEEEIFSKEELIRIFDVKRLSKSPSMFDKQKLMWMNNQYIKQLPLEEVVKLSLPHLQKAGKLPEALTEEQAAWAEKLIALYHDQMSFGAEIVELSDLFFSDELSYGEAEQEVLAGEQVPEVMAAFKEQLESLETFEPAEIKAAIKAVQKATGHKGKNLFMPIRVVTTGQSHGPELPDSIALLGKEKSIARVSQFVKA
- the cysE gene encoding serine O-acetyltransferase encodes the protein MWKLLKDDVDVIFEQDPAARSYLEVILTYSGLHAIWAHRLAHFFFKKKLFFIARVISQISRFFTGIEIHPGAVIGRRFFIDHGMGVVIGETCIIGDNVTLYQGVTLGGTGKERGKRHPTLEDNVLVATGAKVLGSIVIGANSKVGAGSVVLKNVPANATVVGIPGKVVIQDGVKVKPDLNHQNMPDPVMDKCESMELKIAAMEQEINQLKNALKKEGSSK
- the cysS gene encoding cysteine--tRNA ligase; the protein is MTIQIFNSLTRQKEEFIPLEEGKVKMYVCGPTVYNYIHIGNARPVIVYDTVRRYLAYRGFDVTYVSNFTDVDDKLIRAANELGEEVPQIAERFINAYFEDTKALGCAEADVHPRVMDHIPQIIDFIEVLVEKGYAYESQGDIYYRTRKFEGYGKLSHQSVDELKIGARIETGDKKEDALDFALWKSAKPGEISWESPWGAGRPGWHIECSVMAREHLGDTIDIHAGGQDLTFPHHENEIAQSEALTGKTFARYWMHNGYINIDNEKMSKSLNNFVLVNDILKELDPQVLRMFMLSVHYRHPINYSQSLVEDAIAGLERLRTAYANLKHRLETSAGLGDHSDIWLAKINGIREAFIETMDDDFNTAAGISKIFDLSRLSNTYLLEKQTAAEVLEAFVAMFDELMNVLGLPFKQEEELLDAEVEALLAERIEARKNRDFARADEIRDLFKEKNIILEDTAQGTRWKRG
- a CDS encoding Mini-ribonuclease 3, which produces MNVLRNSDVDQLNALALAYMGDAVYEQAVREHLLRSGRAKPNILHRQSTTFVSAKAQALVLKRLTEEEFLTEAELAVMRRGRNAKSGSVPKNTDVQTYNFSTAFEAVLGWLYLKEQQERVDEIIAYAIDIVEELRGVVK